One segment of Polyodon spathula isolate WHYD16114869_AA chromosome 20, ASM1765450v1, whole genome shotgun sequence DNA contains the following:
- the LOC121295463 gene encoding tektin-3-like — translation MTPLTIVTEMDLCKIPEPPSVECSRATLTKVARECLYHREKRMSVDLVHDKVEKDLIQEVESINGCQERMRCSLDAANSQLASNRAAEHELDRDINDKLIAHRIDDKCHYLRNTSDGISYFRGVENIDATVSMPESWAKFTDNNILPSQNERAASAKLRHDIETLLNTTSNEMWNHFNSVNVAFTNRMSEVADAKNRLQTHLAKTLQEIFQTEMLIEALKKAIRDKESPLKVAHTRLDERTRRPSVELCQDATQLWLVSEVREIDDTIQRLRERLYEAEKTLQMLVNTKVTLEHGLSIKANSLFIDHEKCMSMRKSFPSTPRLVGYT, via the exons ATGACTCCCTTGACGATTGTTACTGAGATGGACCTTTGCAAGATCCCAGAACCGCCTAGCGTGGAATGTTCAAGAGCAACGCTCACCAAG GTCGCTCGGGAGTGTTTGTACCACAGAGAGAAGAGGATGTCCGTTGACCTGGTCCATGATAAAGTGGAGAAAGATTTAATTCAG gaGGTTGAATCCATCAATGGCTGTCAggagagaatgagatgttctctGGATGCAGCCAATAGCCAGCTCGC gtcCAACAGAGCAGCCGAACATGAGTTAGATAGAGACATCAATGACAAACTGATCGCCCACAGGATTGATGATAAGTGCCACTATCTCAGAAACACCTCTGATGGCATCAGTTACTTCCGTGGTGTGGAGAATATCGATGCAac AGTGTCAATGCCCGAGTCCTGGGCCAAGTTTACGGACAATAACATCCTCCCCTCCCAGAATGAGCGGGCTGCCTCAGCCAAGCTGCGGCATGACATCGAAACTCTTCTGAACACGACCTCCAACGAGATGTGGAATCACTTCAACAGCGTCAACGTGGCTTTTACCAACCGCATGTCCGAGGTGGCCGATGCCAAGAACAGGCTGCAGACGCACCTGGCTAAG ACCCTGCAGGAGATCTTCCAAACCGAAATGCTCATTGAGGCCCTGAAGAAGGCCATCCGGGACAAGGAGAGCCCTCTCAAAGTGGCCCACACTCGCCTGGATGAGCGCACAAGGAGGCCCAGTGTGGAGCTGTGCCAGGATGCTACTCAGCTTTG GCTGGTTAGTGAAGTCCGAGAGATTGACGATACCATCCAGAGACTGCGTGAAAGGCTCTATGAGGCAGAGAAGACCCTTCAGATGCTGGTCAACACCAAAGTGACCCTGGAGCATGGCCTGTCCATCAAGGCTAACTCCCTGTTCATCGACCATGAGAAATGCATGTCAATGCGCAAGAGCTTCCCCAGCACCCCCAGGCTGGTGGGCTACACATGA